The genomic interval CAGGCCATAGGCCGGATGCCCGTTGGTCTCGGTGCCGGCGCGTACGCCGCCGTATTGCGGATCGCGCGGGTCCGACACCTGCAGGTTTTCCCAGCCCAGCACGGCCCACAGGGCTTCGTCGAGGAAGTCGGGGATGCCGTTGCCCGATTCCGGGATGTTGTACTGGCGGTCGATGAAGTGGCCAGGCACCGCTTCGAAATACGACAGCATCAGGATGGGGATGATGGTGTGCATTGGCCGCCGGTCGAAGTCGCCGGCGTCGTGGTGTCCGCCCTTTATCGGCGCCATCGCCATCGCCGGCGGCACCGAAATCGACGGCGTCGCCACCCACGGCGTGCGGGTATCGGCCACCTGCGCATGGCAGAGCGCGCGCGTGAACCGGGTGTAGGGCGCGGTCAGCGCCATACCGCAGCGCTGGTGGTACATCCCGCGCGCCATCACATAGGCGATCTTGCGGCTGGCCTCGTCGCCGACGGCGAAGGGGCGCGAACGTCCGCAGCCCGGCACCGCGACGAAATAGGGGCCGCCCTCCGGCACGGCGTCCAGGCGCAGGCGATACACGTGCTCGCCCGAGCTGGCCGGCGTCACGGCGGTGTCGTCCTTCATGTAGACGCCCTGCGCGCCGAGGATCACCCGTCCGCTGCCCTCGTCGACCACCTCGTAGCCGGGTGCGCTCGGCAGGCGCAGCCCACCGGCGTCGCCCAGCCAGGCGCCGAAGTTGGCGAAGCGCGAAGTGGCCAGCCGGCTGTAGCCGACCTGGTTGACCTTGATCGATTCGCAGAAGGTGCTGCGCTTGCCGAACACGAAGCCGGTGCTGCCGTAGGGCGTGAGGATGCTGGCCTGCTGGCCTTCCCGGAGGGCCTTGGCGATCCGCAGGTAGACCTTGTGGCGCACCGTCACCGGATACAGGTTCGGGCTGGACTTGGCGAGCGCCGCCGCCTCGTCGTGGGGCGCGGAGCCGTGGCTGATGGCGAGCGGCGCCTCGGCGTTCACGCGCCAGTGCGCCGGCGCCAGGTCCAGGCTGTCGGGCCCGGTCGCGGCGCCGCCGGCCTCGTTGGCGGGACCGGTCTGCAGTTCGACCACGAGCACGCCGGGGGCGGCCATGTGCGCGCCGACGATGGCGGGGGGGCGGCCTGTACGGCTGCGGCGAACAGGAACGCCACGCCCGCTGCGGCGAGGCGCCTGGCGGAAGGGAAGGTCATCGGTATCCTTTGCTTGTGAGACCGCGGGCAGCGGGGCCGCGGCGCGCCGGGACGCAGGGCGGGAGCCCGCTCCATACGCTCGGCCCGCACTCTACCGGGGCCTGGCTTACACAAAGGATTACGGATCGGGAAACGGGGTTTCTCCGGCGTTCACTGCCGCCGCGGCAGGCCATCCGTGGGGAGCAGGGCCTCGGCCTCGAGCGCAGCCAGTCGTTGCCGGGCCGCTTCGGCCTGCGTCAGCAGGGTAGCGATCGCCTCGGGCAGCGTCGCAATGGCGGCGCGCAGCGCTGCCTGGTAGGCCGCCCGGCAGCGCTCTTCCTCGAAGGCGGCCACCGCGCAGCGCACTGCCAGCAGGAAGTCGCCGGCATCGAAAGGCTTGGCGATGAAGCGGTAGATGGCACCCCTGTTGATCGCGTCGACGATGGCGTCGACATCCATATAGGCGGTCACCAGCACGCGCCGGGTGGCCGGCTGCAGCGCGAGCGTGCGCTCGAACAGCTGCACGCCCGACATGCGCGGCATGCGGTGGTCGCTGACGATGCAGGCGAGCTGCTCCCCGGCCGGCAGCTGCTGCACCAGGCGCAGCGCTTCTTCGCCATCGCCGGCTTCGACGACGTGGAACCAGGGACGCAGGATCGCCGTCATGACCGAGACGTTGGCCCCCATGTCGTCCACCACCATGACGGTGTGCCGCTCGTCCTGGGCGTGGTCATCCTTGCCCGCGCGGGCCAGGTTCTCTTTCTTGAAAATTGCCATAGGTTCCGTCAATACAATGGTGCGAGGGTGGCCCTGCATCGTGTATTGTATACACAACTTTCGCAAGACTATCCCACGCAGGTACGCATACCTCCCAGTATGCATGACCCGATCCGACGGAGCGACAGAGGCAAACATGGACAGGCGCGCGACCCTCACGACAGCCAGGCCGCGGCATCAGGACACGAGGCAGGACACGCGGCAGCAGCGCCTGCCGGCCTACGCCAAGCTGACGCCGCCGCGCCTGCACGCGGCGCTGCCGCGCCCACGCCTGTTCGCCCTCCTCGACGACTTGCGCCGCGACCATCCGGTGATCTGGCTGGCCGCGCCGCCCGGCGCCGGCAAGACCACGCTCGCCGCCAGCTACCTGGCGCGCATCGCGGCACCTGCGATCTGGCTCCAGGTCGACGCCGGCGACGCCGATCCCGCCACGCTGTTCTTCTTCCTCGACGAAGCAGCGCGCGGCCTGGCGCTGGCGGGACCGGTCCGGACGTACGGCCATCGTGCGGACAAGGGCGGGAGCCTCGCACGCGCGTACTTCCGCACTTTCTATGCGCGCCTGCCGCCCGGCACCGTGCTGGTGCTCGACAATCTGCACGAGGCGGACTGGGACCGCGCCGGCGAACTGCTCGCATCCGCCCTCGCCGAAGTGCCGGCGCAGGTGACGGTGCTCGCGCTCGGGCGCGAGGCGCCGCCGGCACGCCTGGCGCGCATGGAACTCGAAGGACGTCTTGCGCGGCTGGGCTGGGACGCCTTGCGCCTGGACGAGGACGAAGCGCGTGCGCTGGCGGGGCTGGGCGCGCACGAATCGGCCCCCGCACAGGAATGGCTGCGGCTCGCCGACGGCTGGGCGACCGGCATCGCCATGCTGCGCAGCCTGGGCGCCAGCGGCTGCGAGCCGGGCCTGCCGCTTGATGGACGCGATGCGCTGTTTCGCTACTTTGCCGGCGAAATCGTCGATCGCCTGCCGGCCCGATCCCAGCACCTGCTGCTGCAGCTGTCCTGCCTGCCCAACTGCCCGGGAAGCGATGCCGCGCAGTTGACCGGCGACCCGCCGCCGCGCGCTTGCTGGAAGACCTGTACCGCCGCAACCTGTTCGTCGAGCGGCGCGGCGCCGATGGAGGCTATGTGTTCCACCCCTTGTTCGGCGAATTCCTCCAGCACCGGGCACGGGCGCTGCTGGGCGAGGCCGAACGCCGCGCGCTGATCGAACGCGCCGCCGGCATCGCCGAGGGGCACGGCCGGTACGACGAGGCCGCCGCGCTGTACCGCGATGCCGATGCCCATGCGCCGCTCGCCCGGCTGCTGCTGCGCAGCGCTCCCGCCATGATGCGGTGCGGGCGCGCGCAAGCCTGGCGCCTCTGGATGAGCTGGCTGCCCACCGGCCTGGTCGACGCCGAGCCCCTGGCTCTGGTACTGGCATGGCATATCGCTGCGCGAGGTGCGGCCCCTGCATGCGCGCAGGATGCTGGCGCGGGCCGAACGTGTCTTCGAGGAGGCCGGCGCCCGCGAGGCCTGCCTGCTGGCGCTGGCGGCAATCCTCGACAGCTACGAGGACGAATGGTCGGACTGCAGCGCGTTGCCGCACTGGGTGGCCCGCATGGTGGACAGCCTGGAGCGGATCGACCTCGGCTGCCTCGACCCGGGCATCGATCTGACCCTCCATTCGCGCCTGCTGGCGGCGCTCCTGCACGCGGACCCCGCCTCGGCGCTGCTGCCCCCTTGCGCGCGCCGTGTCGAAGCGACCCTGCCGCTGGTCGAGGATGCGTCCACGCGGCTGGCGGCAG from Massilia sp. Se16.2.3 carries:
- a CDS encoding cellulase N-terminal Ig-like domain-containing protein codes for the protein MAAPGVLVVELQTGPANEAGGAATGPDSLDLAPAHWRVNAEAPLAISHGSAPHDEAAALAKSSPNLYPVTVRHKVYLRIAKALREGQQASILTPYGSTGFVFGKRSTFCESIKVNQVGYSRLATSRFANFGAWLGDAGGLRLPSAPGYEVVDEGSGRVILGAQGVYMKDDTAVTPASSGEHVYRLRLDAVPEGGPYFVAVPGCGRSRPFAVGDEASRKIAYVMARGMYHQRCGMALTAPYTRFTRALCHAQVADTRTPWVATPSISVPPAMAMAPIKGGHHDAGDFDRRPMHTIIPILMLSYFEAVPGHFIDRQYNIPESGNGIPDFLDEALWAVLGWENLQVSDPRDPQYGGVRAGTETNGHPAYGLHSAANDPGRYGTGA
- a CDS encoding response regulator, encoding MAIFKKENLARAGKDDHAQDERHTVMVVDDMGANVSVMTAILRPWFHVVEAGDGEEALRLVQQLPAGEQLACIVSDHRMPRMSGVQLFERTLALQPATRRVLVTAYMDVDAIVDAINRGAIYRFIAKPFDAGDFLLAVRCAVAAFEEERCRAAYQAALRAAIATLPEAIATLLTQAEAARQRLAALEAEALLPTDGLPRRQ